From the Desulfovibrio sp. Fe33 genome, one window contains:
- the pth gene encoding aminoacyl-tRNA hydrolase, whose protein sequence is MDFKGAIVGLGNPGPEYQDTRHNIGFMLVDHILHLAEERQSMRLEKIEESGDYDLWRCKFAGAYRLLVKPLTYMNLSGKAVARICGRHAIDPADLVVVHDELDLPVGRMKFKRGGSDNGHNGLKSIQERLGSPDYNRLRLGIGRPDDRYKPITDWVLEPFDEKSRAALPEIIGHAAKGLDIFFRRGMGFAQQHFNSFSVPEDESE, encoded by the coding sequence ATGGATTTCAAAGGCGCCATAGTGGGACTGGGCAATCCCGGTCCCGAATACCAGGACACCCGGCACAACATCGGGTTCATGCTGGTGGACCATATCCTCCACCTGGCCGAAGAACGCCAGTCCATGCGGCTGGAAAAGATCGAGGAATCCGGCGACTACGACCTATGGCGGTGCAAATTCGCCGGAGCTTATCGCCTCCTGGTCAAACCCCTTACCTACATGAACCTGTCGGGCAAGGCCGTGGCCAGAATATGCGGTCGCCACGCCATCGACCCCGCCGATCTGGTGGTGGTGCATGACGAGCTTGATCTGCCAGTGGGGCGGATGAAGTTCAAAAGAGGCGGAAGCGACAACGGCCACAACGGGCTCAAGTCCATCCAGGAACGGCTCGGCTCCCCGGATTACAATCGCCTCAGGCTCGGCATCGGCCGCCCCGACGACCGGTACAAGCCCATCACCGACTGGGTGCTGGAGCCTTTTGACGAGAAGTCCCGCGCCGCACTGCCGGAAATCATCGGCCACGCGGCCAAGGGCCTGGATATTTTTTTCCGTCGCGGCATGGGCTTTGCCCAGCAGCACTTCAACTCCTTTTCGGTCCCGGAAGATGAATCGGAGTAA
- the rho gene encoding transcription termination factor Rho, translating into MVTKKTDTESKGKGAAKKTTRKKTAKPAPEANGNGGSLNLTELKQKSMQDLTDLAMSFEVENPSTMRKQELIFALLQQCASQNGQIFGEGVLEILPDGFGFLRSPMYSYMAGPDDIYVSPSQIRRFGLRKGDVVSGQIRPPKEGERYFALLRVSEIGFEDPQHSKNLVLFDNLTPLYPEEQLKLENGSTNYSARIIDLLAPIGKGQRGVIVAPPRTGKTIMLQTIANSINANHPEVDLIVLLIDERPEEVTDMQRTVKAEVVSSTFDEPPTRHVQVAEMVIEKAKRLVERKRDVVILLDSITRLGRAYNAVTPSSGRVLSGGIDANALQRPKRFFGAARNIEEGGSLTIISTALIDTGSRMDEVIFEEFKGTGNMELYLDRHLSDKRVYPAIDINRSGTRKEELLLEEDVLNRVWILRKLLSPMNSIDSMEFLRGKMKGTKNNREFLDSMSK; encoded by the coding sequence ATGGTCACTAAAAAGACTGATACTGAAAGCAAAGGCAAAGGCGCCGCCAAAAAAACCACCCGCAAAAAAACCGCCAAGCCAGCCCCCGAAGCAAACGGCAACGGCGGCAGCCTGAACCTCACCGAACTCAAGCAAAAATCCATGCAGGATCTGACCGATCTTGCCATGTCCTTCGAGGTGGAAAACCCGAGCACCATGCGCAAGCAGGAGCTCATCTTCGCGCTCCTGCAGCAGTGCGCCTCCCAGAACGGACAAATATTCGGCGAAGGCGTTCTGGAAATCCTGCCCGACGGCTTCGGCTTCCTGCGCTCCCCCATGTACAGCTACATGGCCGGTCCGGACGACATCTACGTCTCCCCCTCGCAGATTCGCCGTTTCGGACTGAGAAAGGGCGACGTGGTTTCGGGCCAAATCCGGCCGCCCAAGGAAGGGGAACGATATTTCGCACTGCTCCGCGTGTCCGAAATCGGCTTCGAAGACCCGCAGCACTCCAAAAACCTGGTTCTGTTCGACAACCTCACTCCGCTTTATCCCGAAGAGCAACTCAAGCTCGAAAACGGCTCCACCAACTACTCCGCCCGGATCATCGATCTTCTCGCTCCCATCGGCAAGGGCCAGCGCGGCGTCATCGTCGCCCCGCCCCGGACCGGCAAGACCATCATGCTCCAGACCATCGCCAACTCCATCAACGCCAACCACCCCGAGGTGGACCTCATCGTCCTGCTCATCGACGAGCGGCCCGAGGAAGTCACCGACATGCAGCGCACGGTAAAGGCCGAGGTGGTCTCCTCCACCTTCGACGAGCCGCCGACACGGCACGTACAGGTGGCCGAAATGGTCATTGAAAAGGCCAAGCGCCTGGTGGAGCGCAAACGCGACGTGGTCATCCTGCTCGATTCCATCACCCGGCTCGGCCGGGCATACAACGCCGTGACCCCGTCCTCCGGGCGAGTGCTGTCCGGCGGTATCGACGCCAACGCCCTCCAGCGTCCCAAAAGGTTCTTCGGCGCGGCCCGCAATATCGAGGAGGGCGGCTCCCTGACCATCATCTCCACCGCGCTCATCGACACCGGTTCCCGCATGGACGAAGTCATCTTCGAAGAGTTCAAGGGCACCGGCAACATGGAACTCTATCTCGACCGCCATCTCTCCGACAAACGCGTCTATCCCGCCATCGACATCAACCGCTCCGGCACCCGCAAGGAGGAACTGCTCCTCGAAGAGGACGTCCTCAACCGCGTCTGGATCCTGCGCAAGCTCCTCTCCCCCATGAACTCCATCGACTCCATGGAATTCCTGCGCGGCAAGATGAAGGGCACCAAGAACAACAGGGAATTCCTCGACTCCATGTCCAAGTAG
- a CDS encoding 50S ribosomal protein L25, with protein MAELLKLNVQERTELGKGPNRRLRASGMVPGIYYDAKGANIPVKVLMVPLQKAYAAVGNSQVFELALERNGKIESMPAMMWRLRNEPVKGVPEHVDFFGVDLSKEIKVAVPFEITGESKGVKLGAMLVQYREHIEVVCKPMDIPESIVIDITEMEIMDHVHIEDVAFPEGVTPIFEENFAVLAVLPMHEEEESEEGAEGAEAAEGTEA; from the coding sequence ATGGCAGAACTGCTGAAACTCAACGTCCAGGAACGGACTGAGCTGGGCAAGGGCCCCAACCGCCGCCTCCGTGCCTCCGGCATGGTTCCGGGCATCTACTACGACGCCAAGGGCGCCAACATCCCGGTCAAGGTCCTGATGGTTCCCCTGCAGAAGGCCTACGCGGCCGTGGGCAACTCCCAGGTCTTCGAACTGGCCCTGGAACGCAACGGCAAGATCGAATCCATGCCCGCCATGATGTGGCGGCTCCGCAACGAACCCGTGAAGGGCGTTCCCGAGCATGTCGACTTCTTCGGCGTTGACCTGAGCAAGGAAATCAAGGTTGCCGTTCCCTTCGAAATCACCGGCGAATCCAAGGGCGTCAAGCTCGGCGCAATGCTGGTGCAGTACCGCGAACACATCGAAGTGGTCTGCAAGCCCATGGACATCCCCGAGTCCATCGTCATCGACATCACCGAGATGGAGATCATGGATCACGTCCACATTGAAGACGTAGCCTTCCCCGAAGGCGTCACCCCGATCTTCGAAGAGAACTTCGCCGTTCTCGCCGTCCTCCCCATGCATGAGGAAGAAGAGAGCGAAGAGGGCGCAGAAGGCGCCGAAGCCGCCGAAGGAACCGAGGCTTAA
- a CDS encoding ribose-phosphate diphosphokinase — translation MHGELKIISGSASPKLAEAICEHLGTKASPVLRERFSDGEIRIEIGENVRGDDVFVVQPTCSPVNFHLMELCLMLDALKRASASRVTAVVPYFGYARQDRKVVPRAPISAKLVADLLSTAGMQRLVTIDLHAGQIQGFFNCPVDNLFAAPVLIEQLRDRDDDFVIISPDAGGVERARSYAKRLGATLAIVDKRRDAPNQAKAMHIIGDVKDKVAVVIDDMIDTAGTMCAAANVIMENGAKDVLACATHPVLSGPACQRLEESAFSEVVVTDTIPLGGKQDQCSKIKTRSVASLLAKAINNVHTESSVSVLFV, via the coding sequence ATGCATGGCGAACTGAAGATCATCAGCGGGTCCGCAAGTCCGAAACTGGCCGAAGCCATTTGCGAGCATCTCGGCACCAAGGCGTCGCCGGTTCTGCGCGAGCGTTTCTCCGACGGCGAAATCCGCATTGAGATCGGAGAGAACGTCCGTGGCGACGATGTCTTTGTCGTCCAGCCCACCTGCTCCCCGGTAAATTTCCACCTCATGGAGCTGTGCCTGATGCTCGACGCGCTCAAGCGCGCCAGCGCGTCCCGCGTGACCGCCGTTGTCCCCTACTTCGGCTACGCGCGCCAGGACCGCAAGGTCGTGCCCCGCGCTCCCATTTCCGCCAAGCTGGTGGCCGACCTGCTGTCCACCGCCGGTATGCAGCGGCTGGTGACCATCGACCTGCACGCCGGGCAGATCCAGGGATTCTTCAACTGCCCCGTGGACAACCTTTTCGCCGCGCCCGTGCTCATCGAGCAACTGCGCGACAGGGACGACGACTTCGTCATCATCTCCCCCGACGCGGGCGGCGTTGAGCGCGCCCGTTCGTACGCCAAGCGCCTCGGCGCGACCCTGGCCATCGTGGACAAGCGCCGCGACGCTCCCAACCAGGCCAAGGCCATGCACATCATCGGCGACGTCAAGGACAAGGTGGCCGTGGTCATCGACGACATGATCGACACTGCGGGCACCATGTGCGCCGCGGCCAACGTCATCATGGAAAACGGAGCCAAGGACGTCCTGGCCTGCGCAACCCACCCCGTGCTGTCCGGCCCCGCCTGCCAGCGCCTGGAGGAATCCGCCTTCTCCGAGGTGGTCGTCACCGACACCATCCCGCTCGGCGGCAAGCAGGACCAGTGCAGCAAGATCAAGACCCGCTCCGTGGCCTCCCTGCTGGCTAAAGCCATCAACAACGTGCACACGGAATCGTCCGTGTCCGTACTGTTCGTATAA
- a CDS encoding Do family serine endopeptidase encodes MNRKAYFLTLVLTLALAVPMAAQARDLPVFTELAAKAGKAVVFISTEKTARGGSMEQFRQQLPEGHPFYEFFRRFDQFFGPQQGQQPRKMLGQGSGFVISPDGLIVTNNHVINGADKVTVRFQDDKKEYPADVVGADQETDLAVIRIKADHPLQTLKFGDSDDIRVGEWVLAIGNPFGLDNTVTAGIISAKHRIIGAGPFDNFLQTDASINPGNSGGPLLNMDGEVIGINTAINAAAENIGFAIPSTQAAKVIDLLKEGKSPQRGWLGVTIQQVSETQAKALGLPEPMGALIANVGKGAPADKGGVRQGDVILEVNGQKIEDNNALLKKIAGLAPGDKARLVLWRNGEKVTRTVVLGQRNEKAMAAMSPDRQEQGEAATVLGLALKPINDQEAQALGLDKAQGLLVVNVDPESAAGQEGIRQGDVVLQANQQDVNSVADLETVIKSAEQRGAIMLLVKRQGRSSFVALPLDK; translated from the coding sequence CCGTGGTTTTCATATCCACGGAAAAAACCGCCCGGGGCGGCTCCATGGAGCAGTTCCGGCAGCAGCTTCCCGAAGGACACCCGTTCTACGAGTTCTTCAGGCGCTTCGACCAGTTCTTCGGCCCGCAGCAGGGACAGCAGCCGCGCAAGATGCTCGGTCAGGGGTCCGGCTTCGTCATCTCTCCTGACGGCCTCATCGTCACCAACAACCACGTCATCAACGGCGCGGACAAGGTGACCGTGCGCTTCCAGGACGACAAGAAGGAATATCCGGCCGATGTCGTCGGAGCCGACCAGGAAACCGACCTGGCCGTCATCCGCATCAAGGCCGACCATCCCCTGCAAACCCTGAAATTCGGCGATTCCGACGACATCCGGGTGGGCGAATGGGTGCTGGCCATCGGCAACCCCTTCGGCCTGGACAACACCGTCACCGCCGGCATCATCTCGGCCAAGCACCGGATCATCGGCGCAGGGCCCTTTGACAACTTCCTGCAAACCGACGCATCCATCAATCCCGGCAACTCCGGCGGCCCGCTCCTGAACATGGACGGAGAGGTCATCGGCATCAACACCGCCATCAACGCGGCCGCCGAGAACATCGGCTTCGCCATCCCGTCCACTCAGGCCGCCAAGGTCATCGACCTTCTCAAGGAGGGCAAGTCCCCGCAGCGCGGCTGGCTCGGCGTGACCATCCAGCAGGTCAGCGAGACCCAGGCCAAGGCGCTCGGCCTGCCCGAACCCATGGGCGCGCTGATCGCCAACGTGGGCAAGGGCGCTCCGGCCGACAAGGGCGGCGTCAGACAAGGCGATGTGATCCTTGAGGTCAACGGCCAGAAGATCGAGGACAACAACGCGCTCCTCAAGAAGATCGCGGGGCTCGCTCCCGGCGACAAGGCCCGTCTCGTCCTGTGGCGCAACGGCGAAAAGGTGACCAGGACGGTCGTACTCGGCCAACGCAACGAAAAGGCCATGGCCGCCATGTCCCCGGACCGCCAGGAACAGGGCGAAGCCGCCACAGTGCTGGGCTTGGCCCTGAAGCCGATCAACGACCAGGAGGCCCAGGCCCTCGGACTGGACAAGGCCCAGGGCCTGCTCGTGGTCAATGTCGATCCCGAGTCCGCCGCAGGACAGGAAGGAATCCGTCAGGGTGACGTCGTCCTCCAGGCCAACCAGCAGGACGTGAACTCCGTGGCCGACCTTGAGACCGTCATCAAGAGCGCGGAACAGCGCGGCGCGATCATGCTCCTGGTCAAGCGACAGGGACGAAGCAGCTTCGTGGCCCTGCCCCTGGACAAGTAA
- the ispE gene encoding 4-(cytidine 5'-diphospho)-2-C-methyl-D-erythritol kinase, translating to MQAATLSAPAKINLHLEILGLRDDGYHELRTLFYPVPALSDTIEVVPGPDGDFYIRCPERPELETTSNLLYKAWKLFAEATGFQPGIFVTLTKRIPMGGGLGGGSSDAAALLRWLNAEAGEKGLDMEAMIELAARLGADVPFFLLDGPAWAEGIGEKLTPADLDLSGATIILACPDIHVNTAWAFRAWDEKYAAVNPHESLTSARRDTKNPSPVSPREMANDFESVVFEEHPSLRDIKETLLLHGAEHAAMSGSGASLFGIYRDRDSAASAARALEKMGIDFFRADCL from the coding sequence ATGCAAGCAGCCACCCTCTCCGCCCCGGCAAAGATCAACCTGCACCTCGAAATCCTCGGCCTCAGGGACGACGGATACCATGAGTTGCGCACCCTCTTCTATCCCGTGCCCGCGCTGAGCGACACCATCGAGGTCGTTCCCGGCCCCGACGGGGACTTCTACATTCGCTGTCCCGAACGCCCGGAGCTGGAAACCACCTCCAACCTCCTTTACAAGGCGTGGAAACTGTTTGCCGAAGCCACGGGATTCCAGCCCGGCATCTTCGTCACCCTGACCAAACGCATCCCCATGGGCGGCGGGCTCGGCGGCGGCAGTTCCGACGCTGCGGCCCTGCTCCGATGGCTCAACGCCGAGGCGGGGGAAAAGGGGCTGGATATGGAGGCCATGATCGAACTGGCCGCGCGGCTCGGCGCGGACGTGCCCTTCTTCCTTTTGGACGGCCCGGCCTGGGCGGAAGGCATCGGCGAAAAGCTCACTCCCGCCGATCTGGACCTGTCCGGAGCGACGATCATCCTAGCCTGCCCGGACATCCACGTGAACACGGCCTGGGCCTTCCGGGCATGGGATGAAAAATACGCCGCGGTCAATCCCCATGAATCCTTGACATCCGCAAGACGTGATACTAAGAATCCATCTCCCGTTTCGCCCCGGGAAATGGCGAACGACTTCGAGTCGGTCGTCTTCGAGGAGCATCCATCCCTCAGGGATATAAAAGAAACGCTCCTCCTCCACGGGGCCGAGCACGCCGCCATGAGCGGGTCTGGAGCGTCCCTGTTCGGCATTTATCGCGACAGGGATTCCGCCGCGTCCGCAGCACGGGCTCTCGAAAAAATGGGAATTGATTTTTTCCGGGCGGACTGTCTCTAG
- a CDS encoding CarD family transcriptional regulator: MFKVNELVVYPSQGVGRVERVESQEIGGIKADFYIVRILSNNVTLMVPVANAENVGLRGVCPANVGQEIFESLKDRTGFTGYTGQNWNRRYREYSEKLKSGDLADVAYVLKELFLIGKDKELSFGERRLLEQAMGLVSMELAYSLGRDQETIKDDINEMFADVIAAQEKND; this comes from the coding sequence GTGTTCAAGGTCAATGAATTGGTTGTGTATCCCTCCCAGGGCGTGGGACGTGTCGAACGCGTCGAATCCCAGGAGATCGGCGGCATCAAAGCCGATTTTTACATAGTCCGGATCTTGAGCAACAATGTGACTCTCATGGTGCCGGTCGCCAACGCCGAGAATGTGGGTTTGCGCGGCGTGTGCCCCGCCAACGTGGGGCAGGAGATCTTCGAATCCCTCAAGGACCGCACCGGATTCACCGGCTACACCGGCCAGAACTGGAACCGGCGTTACCGCGAATATTCCGAGAAGCTCAAGAGCGGCGATCTCGCCGACGTGGCCTACGTTCTCAAAGAACTCTTTCTTATAGGAAAAGACAAGGAACTCTCCTTTGGCGAACGTCGCCTGCTGGAACAGGCCATGGGCCTCGTTTCGATGGAGCTGGCCTACTCTCTGGGCCGCGACCAGGAGACGATCAAGGACGATATCAACGAAATGTTCGCCGACGTCATCGCCGCGCAGGAGAAAAACGACTAG